GCATCACCGACCGCAAGAAGGAGCTGCTCGTCACCTCGGGCGGCAAGAAGATCGCCCCGGCGCCGATCGAGAACCGGTTGCGCGAGATCGAAGGGGTGGCCCACGCCGTCCTCCTGGGCGAGCAGCGCAACTACGTCGCGGCGCTCCTCACCCTCGATCCGACGGCGCTTCCGACCCTCGCAGGGCGCCTCGGTTCTCCCGCCCGATCGATCGTCGATGGCGCCCGCTGCCCGCTGCTGCGAGCCTTCTTCGGAAGCGAGATCGAGCGCGTCAATGGAGAGCTCGCGCGCTACGAATCGGTGCGCAAGTTCGAGGTGCTGCCGACGGAGTTCACGGTCGACGGCGGCGAGCTCACCCCGACCCTCAAGCTGAAGCGCAAGGTCGTGCGTCAGAAATTCGCCGCCAGAATCGAGGAGATCTACTCGCAGGGAGCTGGCTGAGCCGCCGGGCCCGGCCTGCGGGTCGCCGAGAATACCGCCTCCACCTCGATGTCCGGGGCCGCGCCCGGAAGATCATGGCTGAACGGTGCCGCCCGGGTTCGACGCGCGGAGTCGCTGGGCTGCCGCGAGCTCCCTGGCCGCGCCGGCCTCGTCGCCGATCTCCGCCAGCGCCAAACTGAGGTTCTGGTGGGCCTTGGCATTCGTGGGCGCCAGTCGAATGGCCTCCCGCAGCAGCTCGATCCCCTCGGTCATCCGCCCTGCGCGGAGCATCGCGAGCGCGAGGTTGTTGTGCGCCGGCGACGAGCTGCGATCGAGCGTCAGGGTCTCCCTGAAAACACCGATGGCATCCTCATGCCGGCCGAGCGCGAGCAGCCCCTGCCCCAGGCTGTTGCGAAGCGCGACCGCGCTCGGCGCGGCCGCGACCGCCGCCGTGAGCTCGCGCACCGCTTCCTCCTTGCGTCCGAGCTCGAGCAGGCAGTTGCCCAGGCTCCCGCGGGTGTAGGCGTCCGCCGGCTGCAAGCGCAGCGCAGTCTCGAGGGACTCGATGGCGGCTGCGTACTCCCGACGCTCGCCGAGCCGCACCCCGAGCGCGGCGTGGGCAGGCGCGTACTCGGGCCCGCGGGCGATCGCTTCGTGGTAGTGGCGCATCGCCTCACCGCTGCGACCCGCCTCGTGCAGCGCGTTGGCGAGGTTCAACTGTGCGATGGGGCTCTCCGGCTCGCCCGTGACCGTCGCGCGCCACAGCGTCACCGAATCCCGCCAGATCTGCTGTTGATTCCACGTCAGGACTGCTGAGGTACCCAGTGCGATCGCGATCCCCCCCGCGGCGAGGAGTCGAGAGCGGCGGCCACCCGCGGACACCTCGCCGATCAGGCAGACGGCCGCGAGGGCAAGGCCCAGAGTCGGAAGGTAGGTGTAGCGATCCGCGGAGCGCTGGACACCGACCTGCACCAGGCCGAGGACCGGAACGAGAAGGCCGGCGAAAGCGAGACCACCGACGGCGAGGTACGGGCGCTTGCGCCACTGCCAGACGGCGACGGCTGCCAGTCCGAGCAGGACAGCGACGGCCGAGGCGAGGGCCGCGCCGGAGGCGCCGTGCGGCAGATAGTGCGGATGGGTGTAGAGCGGCAGCAGCGTTCCGGGTGCCGGCCAGAGAGTCTTGGCGAGGTAGGCAGCGAGAGCCACCGGGGCGGCAGCGAGACGCTCGCCAACGCCGATGAGGTCGAGAGCCCGGACCGCTTCACCGCGCGCCTGCGCCACGTAAGTGACCACGGACGACGCGGCGGCGAGCAGGAGAAGCGGAAGCTTCTCCAGCAGGACCCGGTGATCGGGACGCGGCCACCGTAGGCGCTCGAACGGCCATACGTCGAGCAGGAGCAGCAGGAAGGGCAGCGTGACCGCCATCGGCTTCGAGAGCAGTGCCAGAGTGAAGGCCAAGGCCACCGCGAGAAGGCTCCCGCGCGCCGGCCGGCGCGCATGGCGTTCATAGGCGAGCAGCGCGAGAAGGACGAAGAAGGAGCACAGCAGGTCCTTGCGCTCCGAGATCCAGGCGACGTTCTCGACTCGCAGTGGGTGCAGCGCGAAGAGCGCGGCGGCTGCGGCGCTCGGCCAGAAGAGGCTGCTGAGGCGATGCAGGAGGAGGAGCAGGAGCAGCCCGTTCGCAGCATGCAGCAGGACGCTCGTCCGGTGGTGGCCGCGAGGCTCCAGCCCATAGAGCTCGCGATCGAGGGCGTGCGACATCCAGGTCAAGGGGTGCCAGTTGGCGGCGTCGAACGTGGTGAAGGCCCAGACGAGGGTCGAGGTGTCGAGGTTGCCGACGTGCGGGTTGCGCACGACGTAGATCCCGTCGTCCCAGTCGACGAAACCGTTGTCCAGAACGGGCAGGTAGACCCCCAGGATGGTGAGCGCCAGGAGGCCGTAGACGACGCTTCGAGCTGCCCGTGGAGGTGCGGGCGGCGCGGATCTCTGGCTGCTGGGCGGCTGGCGCGATGCCATCAGCGGGGGGCGTCGAGAATCACCAGGCCGAGCTCGTCGAGGTAGTCCGCGCGCAGGTCGCGCCCGATGACCGGCGCCCGGCTGACGAGGAACTGCTCCATCACTTCGGCGCGCAGGGTCGCGAAATCGGCATCGGAGGCCGGCTCGACCGCCTCGACGCGCGCCACGAGATAGGCGATCGGTTCGTCGCGGAGGCGCCGGTCGTCATAAGCCTCGACCAGGAGGGGCGCGCTCACCAGCCCGACCGGCAGCGCGAAGAGGGCCCCCGGCAGCCGGGGGCCGGCCCAGAGCGCGAGCTCGCGCTCCTCGACCCAGCCAAGGTCGCCATCCTCGAAGCGACTCGGGTCGTGCGACAGACGGCGCGCCTCGAGGGCGAGGTCGGCCTCTCCAGCCCGCACCCTTCGCGCCACGAGATCGAGGTCGTCGAACAGGGCGTTCGCGGCGGCGGGCACTGCGATCGGCACGAGGAGTCCCCGCAGTCGCCGGCGTTCGGGGCGCTCGAAAAGCGCCTTCTCGCGGACGAAGTACGCCGCCAGCTCCTCCTCCGGGAGATTCGCAGCGAGCTCGGCGAGGCGACGTTTCCGGGCCGAAACGAAGAGCGCCGCCTGGCGGGCGCGCTCGAGCCGGGCTGCCGGGCCGGGCTCGCTGGCCAGGCCTTCGCGGCGCGCCGCGTGCAGCAGCAGCGCCCGCCCGACGTCCGCCTCGAGGAGCGAGCGCAGGCTCGTCGTTCGGCGCTCGATGAAGGCCAGCGACCGCCAGCGCGCCTGGATCTCGCCGAGCCGGATAGCGCGCCCGGCGAGAGCAAAGAGCAGATCGTCCGGAGCGGCGCCGGGCTGCTCGAGGCGTTCGGGATGGAAGTCGGCGCCCGAGCCCAGCAGGAGGTCGTCGAAGGCGTGGCGGATCGCGGCGGCGACCGCGCGCTGCTCGAGATCGGCGCGCACCGCGGCCGCGAGCGCCGTGGTGTCGGGAGGGGGCGGCGCCGGCAGCCGTTCCTCGAGACGGAAAAGATGCAGGCCCGTCGAGGTGACCAGAACCTCCGACACCTCGCCGACCTCGAGGAGCGCGAGCGGACCGGAGAGTGCAGGTTCGAGGTCCGGGAGGGCGAGCGGCGCGACGAGACCGTCGAAGACAGCGGTCTGGGAGTCGGACCGCTGCCGGGCCAGGAGGCGGAAGTCGCCACCCGCCAGGACCTCGCCGCGGATCGCGCGCATCTCCTCTGCGATGCTCCGACGCTCCTCGGCGCTGGCATGCGCCGGCGTGCGCTTGAAGATCTGCCTCAGACGCAGACGTTCGGCTCCGGGCCTCGCTGCGAGATGGGCCGCGACGGCGGCGGTGACCTCCGCCTCCGAGACCGCCACCGAGGCCCGCGCCGCCACCTCCAATCGTGCCCGCCTCTCGCCGGCGAGAATCTCCTCCTCCCTGAGGGCCAGGTCGACGCGCAGCGCACTCGCCTCCGCCGGCGGGAGGAGCAGCGCCTCGGCCTCGGTGGCCCTCACGACCAGAAGGTCCTCGATCTGCCGCCGCCGGACGGCGGGAGAGGGCACCGACACCTCGAGACCGAGCTCGCGCAGGAACCGGTCGAGCTCGGTGGCCGTGACGTCGCCGAGGCGCGAATGGGCCACGACGCGCCCGCCGGGGGACAGTGTCGCGCAACCGGTCGCAAGCGAACCGAGCAGCAGGGTCAGGCAGATCAGCGGGAGTCGGGATCTCATGGCAAGTGGCATACCAGGCCGGAACGAAAACGGGCAGCCTCCTCGCGGAGACCGCCCGTCGCGGGAAGTCGTACTTCGTTCCGGTTCAGTCGACGCCGAACGACAGCAGCTCGACCGGCGTCACGGTGCCCGTCGCGCGGACGAGCCAGTTGCCCGCCAACCCGAAGCTGTCGATCGTGCCGAAGAGGCCGGTCGAGGGCACGACGGGCGGCACCGGCGGAGTGCCCGTGGCGGTCGCCGCGACCCAGGAGCGGCCAGCGGTCGCGGTCTGGTCGATCGCAGCCGGGAAGGTCGATGGGCTGACCCCGGTCGAGATCCAGCGGTCGACGACGCCGACCAGCAGGTTGAGAGCCGCCGGGAGTCCGGGTGGCGTCGTCAGGTTGTAGGCGTCGAAGGTCGTCCCGACCTGGGCGATCGTGTCGTTCTCCGTGTAGACGTGCACGGCGCCGTTCGCGGGATTGGCGTCGTTGTCGGAGTAGATCTCGATCGAAATGGCGTTGCCGACTTGCGGTGGACCGGTCGTCGCCGGATCCCAGAAGATCCGCACCTGGTCGATCTGCAGGGGCAGATCGGCAGGAGCGATGTCGAAGCGGTTGAACCACATGAACTGCGTGGCGGTGCCGGTGGCGGTGGCGTTCAAGCCGATGTTGTTCTCGTTCGTGCCGTCGTCGACCTGGTAGTCGACCGGGCTGCCCTCGGGGGCGTTGGCATTCGAAGGCCCGCCCATACCGGGCACGGCGGAGAAGGTCTCGCCAGCGGCGAGAGCCGTCCCGGTGACCGCGAACGAAAGCGCGCCCAGGCAAAACAAGGTCCGGAAAATAGGCTTCATGGGGTCCCCCCTCGGTTGATGGAATGCTGACCGGAGCATTCTCATCCCTGCAGCTCGAACCGTCAAGCCGGCCTTGGCGGCGCCTGCGACGCCTGCCGAACGCCTCCAATCGCCGGCGCCGACGCTCATCCCGACCCCGCGGGCTCGAGCGCAAACGCCAGGTGGTGCGCCAGAAGTCCGCCGACCGGATCGAGGAGATCGACTCGAGAATCCATGGAACCGGAGCTGGACGCTTCAGTCTGTCGCGCAGAACCGGTCGGCGCCCGACCCGGAAAGGTGGGGGTTCTCGCGGCCGTCTCCCTACAATGGAAGGCGACGGAGTCCTCCCGGGTTTTCACAACCCCTTCTCCAGCCACCTCAGCCCCGGGGGTCTCCTCGAGGGGACTGCATGGCGAAGACAGCTCCGAAGGCCGTTGCAACCGTCTGCGCGCGCTTCGGCCACGATCGCAAGCGACTCCTGGACATCCTGCATGCCGTCCAGAGTGAACTGGGGCAGATCGACGCTGCGACGGTCGACGCGCTCGCCGCCGAGCTCGCGATGCCCCGGGTCGACGTAGCCGGCGTCGTCTCGTTCTATTCCTTCTTCACCGACAAACCCCGCGGTCGCGTCGTCATCCGGCTGTGCAACGACGTGCCCGACCGCATGCTGGGCGCCGACCGCGTCGGCGAGGGGCTGGAGGAGGAGCTCGGTATCCGCTTCGGCGAGACGACTGCTGACGGCCTGTTCCGCCTGGAGCACACCTCCTGTATCGGCATGTCGGACCAGGCGCCGGCCGCGCTGTTCAACGACGTCGTGATCCCCAACCTCGGCCCCGGCGCCGCGCGGCGGCTGGTGCGCAAGATCCGCCAGGAGGGTGGAGAGACCGTCGCGCTCGACCTCGGACGCCTGCTGGTGAGTGAGTATGGTGACGGCGAGAACGCTCACGATCTGGTGCGCTCGCCGGTCAAGAACAACCTGCGCCGGTCGGGTGAGGTGATCTTCGCCGAGCGCGCCGGCGACGCCGGCCTCGAGAAGGCGCTCGCGATGAGTCCGGCCGAGGTGATCCGACAGGTGAAGACCGCCCGGTTGCGTGGCCGCGGTGGCGCCGGCTTCCCGACCGGTCTGAAATGGGAGTTCACGCGCGCCGCGGCGGCGGACGAGCGCTACCTCATCTGCAACGCCGACGAGGGCGAGCCGGGGACCTTCAAGGATCGCGTCATCCTGACCGAACGCCCCGACCTGCTCTTCGAGGGCATGACCATCGCCGGCTATGCCATTGGCGCGCGCGAGGGGATTCTCTACCTGCGCGGCGAGTACGCCTACCTGCGCGACTATCTGGAGGACGTTCTCGCGCGC
The nucleotide sequence above comes from Thermoanaerobaculia bacterium. Encoded proteins:
- a CDS encoding tetratricopeptide repeat protein, translating into MASRQPPSSQRSAPPAPPRAARSVVYGLLALTILGVYLPVLDNGFVDWDDGIYVVRNPHVGNLDTSTLVWAFTTFDAANWHPLTWMSHALDRELYGLEPRGHHRTSVLLHAANGLLLLLLLHRLSSLFWPSAAAAALFALHPLRVENVAWISERKDLLCSFFVLLALLAYERHARRPARGSLLAVALAFTLALLSKPMAVTLPFLLLLLDVWPFERLRWPRPDHRVLLEKLPLLLLAAASSVVTYVAQARGEAVRALDLIGVGERLAAAPVALAAYLAKTLWPAPGTLLPLYTHPHYLPHGASGAALASAVAVLLGLAAVAVWQWRKRPYLAVGGLAFAGLLVPVLGLVQVGVQRSADRYTYLPTLGLALAAVCLIGEVSAGGRRSRLLAAGGIAIALGTSAVLTWNQQQIWRDSVTLWRATVTGEPESPIAQLNLANALHEAGRSGEAMRHYHEAIARGPEYAPAHAALGVRLGERREYAAAIESLETALRLQPADAYTRGSLGNCLLELGRKEEAVRELTAAVAAAPSAVALRNSLGQGLLALGRHEDAIGVFRETLTLDRSSSPAHNNLALAMLRAGRMTEGIELLREAIRLAPTNAKAHQNLSLALAEIGDEAGAARELAAAQRLRASNPGGTVQP
- a CDS encoding NAD(P)H-dependent oxidoreductase subunit E → MAKTAPKAVATVCARFGHDRKRLLDILHAVQSELGQIDAATVDALAAELAMPRVDVAGVVSFYSFFTDKPRGRVVIRLCNDVPDRMLGADRVGEGLEEELGIRFGETTADGLFRLEHTSCIGMSDQAPAALFNDVVIPNLGPGAARRLVRKIRQEGGETVALDLGRLLVSEYGDGENAHDLVRSPVKNNLRRSGEVIFAERAGDAGLEKALAMSPAEVIRQVKTARLRGRGGAGFPTGLKWEFTRAAAADERYLICNADEGEPGTFKDRVILTERPDLLFEGMTIAGYAIGAREGILYLRGEYAYLRDYLEDVLARRRAAARLGAGICGKAGFDFDIRIQMGAGAYICGEESALISSCEGLRGDPKNRPPFPAQRGYLGRPTSVNNVETLCCVPRILERGAGWFAAIGSSKSTGTKLLSISGDCMRRGVYEVPLGTPLSAVLELCGAGEPIAVQVGGPSGQMVSRADFGREICFDDLATGGALVVFDATRDPLEIASQYLEFFVHESCGYCTPCRVGNVLLKERLDRISVGRGEAGDLDYLRSLAETVKTTSRCGLGQSSPNPVLSTLRSFLPLYQARLVTPENGRQAAFDLAARLAEAGALAGRQAVDLESGGEPR
- a CDS encoding peptidylprolyl isomerase, whose translation is MRSRLPLICLTLLLGSLATGCATLSPGGRVVAHSRLGDVTATELDRFLRELGLEVSVPSPAVRRRQIEDLLVVRATEAEALLLPPAEASALRVDLALREEEILAGERRARLEVAARASVAVSEAEVTAAVAAHLAARPGAERLRLRQIFKRTPAHASAEERRSIAEEMRAIRGEVLAGGDFRLLARQRSDSQTAVFDGLVAPLALPDLEPALSGPLALLEVGEVSEVLVTSTGLHLFRLEERLPAPPPPDTTALAAAVRADLEQRAVAAAIRHAFDDLLLGSGADFHPERLEQPGAAPDDLLFALAGRAIRLGEIQARWRSLAFIERRTTSLRSLLEADVGRALLLHAARREGLASEPGPAARLERARQAALFVSARKRRLAELAANLPEEELAAYFVREKALFERPERRRLRGLLVPIAVPAAANALFDDLDLVARRVRAGEADLALEARRLSHDPSRFEDGDLGWVEERELALWAGPRLPGALFALPVGLVSAPLLVEAYDDRRLRDEPIAYLVARVEAVEPASDADFATLRAEVMEQFLVSRAPVIGRDLRADYLDELGLVILDAPR